A single genomic interval of Spinacia oleracea cultivar Varoflay chromosome 6, BTI_SOV_V1, whole genome shotgun sequence harbors:
- the LOC110788000 gene encoding KIN17-like protein, whose protein sequence is MVDKLRGLRLQQFSNKMKSKRFRKLRFNCGICEKQCSDNNEYKSHCMSESHLNQLQTSDEMNWKEHVEKSSQEFEDGFLELMRRNHGDNRVAARVVYNEYLSDEKHVNQFATKWSRLKDFVVDLGVSGKCKMEFSENEWFITYIVRDSKAKGMNEIAPVDVSNAE, encoded by the coding sequence ATGGTGGATAAATTACGCGGTCTTCGTCTGCAGcaattttcgaataaaatgaAATCGAAAAGATTTAGAAAGCTAAGGTTTAATTGCGGGATTTGTGAAAAGCAATGCAGTGACAACAATGAATATAAATCCCATTGTATGAGTGAAAGTCACTTGAATCAATTGCAAACTTCTGACGAAATGAATTGGAAGGaacatgttgaaaagtcatcTCAGGAATTTGAGGATGGTTTTTTAGAGCTTATGAGACGCAATCATGGAGATAACCGTGTCGCTGCGAGGGTTGTTTATAATGAGTATCTCTCTGATGAGAAGCATGTTAACCAATTTGCGACTAAGTGGAGTCGTTTGAAGGATTTTGTGGTGGATTTGGGTGTGTCAGGGAAGTGTAAGATGGAGTTCAGCGAAAACGAGTGGTTTATCACTTATATTGTTAGGGATTCCAAGGCTAAGGGAATGAATGAAATTGCTCCTGTTGATGTTTCGAATGCAGAATGA